The DNA segment TCAGTGGTTCAGCGCGTACTTACTgcccatgaggtcctgggttcaagccccagtacctccattaacatgaaaaacaaacaagcatacaaacaaacctaattacctgccccaccAAATTCAAAGATTCCAGACAGGAGGGCTGTGGTGTGGGCTGTCAGGGACTGGAATGAGGAGGGGAGAGTGTGGGCCCAGCCTGGACCATCTCAGACTGTACAGGCccctcgggggggggggtgctggctTTTGAAATAGCCTTGACCCCTGGTCAGTGGGGACAGGACAGAGTGAAGCAGCTGTCACGTagggtggtggtgagggaggcACTGGACTGTGATTAGACTTTCTACTGAGGTTCTCCAGGACATCCAAGAGGGTCTGTTCCGGGGCTGGGGACCTGGGTTGGGTGCTGGTGACTGCATTAGGTCCCAAGTTGGGTGCAGGGGAGGGCGTGCTGCAGCTGGCGCTGAGGCTCAGGTGAGATTTCAGGTCCCACTGCCACCCTGCAGGGTGGGCTCCTTGCCAGGTGTGAGATTCGTTGTGGGACCTTGGCCCCAGTCTCTGTCCCCAACTGTTGATTAGGAGGCCAGGGCAGGTAGCTCTGCCCACCACCAAGACTGTCCCCAGAGTGGtccagaggcagggctggagaaCGGGCTTCCCAGTGATAGGGGTCAGGTGCAAGTGTGCCCAGTGCTGCTCAGAGGGGCAGCATGAGGAATTTGCAAGTTGCCTCCTCAGAGAACATGAACATTTGCCACTGAAGAGCCCCCACAGGGCCGCCCCCGGTGACCCATCATCCCCAACCAGCCTTTCTCCCCCTGGGgtcccctcctgccccatctCTGGGTAAGCCAGCAGGTATAGCTCTTACGCTTATGTTGAGTGCATGAAGCCTAACTCCCACCTTACAGATGGGGGCACTGAGGCTGGGAGGTGAGGGACGGGCCCGAGTCCATGGAGCCATGAGAGGGGCAGCCCAAGTCCAGCTGTCCTGGCCTGGTTGGTGGTTGGCCCAGAGCCGGAGGCCGGCCACACCCAGCTCTTGTCGTGCCTACAGACCTGTTAGGATGGACGCCAGGAGGGGACTGCAGAGCAGTGACCGACCTTATGTCGCTGGCCAGCTAGGCCCAGGCAGCAAGAAGCAAGGAGTCCCTGTGGGCAGGAGGCCAGTGTGTGCATGGTCCAGAGCGCAGCGGTGCCAACACTAGGAGGCCGGGCCAGCTCTGGGGCACAGACTGCAGTGTCCCTCCTCCGCCTACTGGCCTCGCTGCTGTGTGGGGTAATGGACGGGCAGGGGCTTTGGGAAgggtaggaaaactgaggcttggaggcaGAAGGAACTTCACAGGATTCACGTGGGAACAAGTCCAGAAAAGGCGGTGCTGGCTTCCTGAGGCCAGGACAGCTGGGCTGCGTCCCCGCTCACCTGGACCAGGAGCTGCCCCCCTGCCCTGGGTGTGAGTAGGTGTCACACAGCCGGCACCCTCTCCTGGAGCAGGGCAGGTGACCCCAGGGTCACGAGTTTTGGGTCAATCTTTGGGGTTTGGTGTGGGTACTCCACCTTCCTTACTGTGACTTCgcctgagcctccgtttcctcaccaTGAAATGGCGGAAGGGCAACCTTGCCGACCTGACCAAGGCAGGATGCAGGAGTCAGTCCAGGCAGAAGCCTGGACCCAGTGGCTGCAGGAGAATCTGGGTGGGGGATAAAGGAGGAAGGGAGCTTTCTGGCATGAGTGCAGACGGGAGGCTGATGTGGGCACCTGTGTGGCCCTGTGACAGGGAGCAGGGTAGGGGGGCGCCAAGAGGAGGCAGTTGGATGTCACAGCCAGAGACCGGGGTCTGACGCTACCTTCATCCCCCAAAGAATAGGTCATTTTTTTATGTGAgtaggcagagatgggaggggagTTTGCACCCACATGGGCTGAGGGTCAGTTAgcggggctgcagggaggctgtGGGATGGCTGGAATGAGctttctcctctgctcccctGTGCTGCATCCCCTCTGGCTGGGTTTACAGATCCTTCCTTGAaagatggggttggggaggggtgaggtCAGAGAGGCCACAGAGGCCCAGAATGGGAGTGACCCCCATGGTCACCACGAGGCTTGCAGGCAGGCCCAGAGCAGAGGGGCCGTGCCAGTCTGTCCATCCAGATGAGCACATCCGAGGCCCATGTGGACTGTGGCCCTGGCCTGGGCTGCCCACTACTGTCACCCAGGCCTAGGTGGGAAAGGACATGCCCGGGCAGCTGACTTCCTGCCCCTCCCGCCCCTGCAGGTGAACACATTGGCAGGTGACAGGTGCATAGTGCAAGTTCATGAGAGCAGGGCCCAGGGCCTGTGTCAGGGCCCCAAGCTCGGGGTAGCACTGCCCTCAGCATACTCGAGTCCCAACCTCCCCACGGGGTTCACAGTCCcctcttctgcttcctcttccaggTGCTGCTGGCAGCCCCAGGCTGGCATCCAGGCCCCGGATGTTAGGAGCCACTGCTGCTCCTTGGTCACCTGAagccctctcttcttcctgcctccgCTCAGCGCTCTGCAACCTGGCCCGAGCCCAGCCTGGCCCTACTCACTACCGGACCCTGGCATGTCAAGGCCTGGCCCACGCCTGCCTGCTCAGCCCGTGGAACTCTGGCGGCCCCACCAGCTAGGACGAGGGGCCAGGACGCTGCCCCGGGCGCACTATGGGTTTTCCATccgctgttgctgctgctgcttgggcCCCAGCCAAGTGTGGCTTCGGAGATGGATGTGCGTCCTTTGGTGGGCCGTGCCCCATGCTGGTGCAGGGCAAGTTCTTCGGGTACTTCTCGGCAGCCTCTGAGTTCTCCGCCAACGCCTTGCGCTCCTCCTGGACTCTGTGCAATGTGGGCCCGTGCCGCTGCAAGCTCTGCATGAAGGTGGCCAAGGTGCCCACCTGCAGCAGGCCCGCCCATGTCCGCGTCTACCAGTTGGAATCCTTCCTGGAGTCCACACCCAGCTACCTGGGCCTGGAGAGCTGTGATGAGGTGCTGAAGTTGTGCAATTCCTCACGTCCCCTAGCCTTCCTGCAGGCCAGCAGGCAGTTCCAGCAGATCGAGAGACAGCTGCCACCGGACAATGACACCAGGCCCCAGGGTGAGGCCCTCCCACCTCAGTGACAACTTCTCCGGGGAGCACCTGGTCATGGGTAACCACAACCCCAGTGATGTCGCTGGCGGCCCTGAGAACTGCCTCACCAGCCTGACCCAGGACCGGGGCGGGGATGCGCTCCAGGTGAGTGACCGTTGGGGACAGGCCCAAGGGGCAGCCCCTTgggcagagggcagtggggagagggtctCTTCAGGCCTGCCCTGGCCACCCATCCCTGAGGGCTCCCTCGGGGAAGCCGGTTGCACTGTGAGAATAGGGACCTGCCTGGGGTGCCTGCCTGTGGCCCCAGGGCTAGGCATGGTGCAGCACACTGGGAGGTGCTTGCTGAGTGTTCAGGGCAGGATGGGTCTGGTTTCTCCCAGGATGAGGGATCTTTTCGTTTCCGGCTGGGGGAAGGCCCCTCCTCTTCTGCAGGTAGGACGATTCTGACGGGCCAGCAGGCTGCTGTGGCCTGTGGCCAGGGTCTTCAGGGGCCTCCTGGGACAtgggggcaaaatgaggagagTGGGCTGTTGGGATGTGTGGTCAGGAGATGCAGTTTGGGGGTTGCATGTGTTGTGGCCGCACAACTCCTCATCCTACGTACGGGTAGTTCCCCAGCTCCTGGGAGGTGTTCTGCTCCAGGGATGAGGGGCAGTGAAGAGGCACAAGGAAAGTCCCTTGTGTCCTGGTGCTGTCTTCCGggtcgggggagggaggaggcactAACACCCAGACACAAGAAGCAGGCGTTAGGTGCGGGGTGAGGGGGTCCCTGGTGTCGGGACTGCGTGTCATGCGGAGTTGGGCTGATTTGGTCAGGGACCTGTTTTTAAGATTCTGGAAGAGGTGCAGGCAAGCCTTGTGGCTGTCAGAGGGAAAGGCGGGTGTCCCAGTGTGCTGGGCGGGTCCCagcaaggaggggctggggcacagtCCACCTTCTTAGCAGTTTGGTTTTCTTGGTGAGCGGGGCACCTGTGCAGGAGGGCATGATCAGTGGACTGGGACCCCGGTTGGGCCTCCATGGCAGCAGGACAGGTAGGAAGAGCTGCAGACACTTGGAGGGGAGCCCCCCTTTGCAGGAAGCCCAGGATGTTGCGAGAGGCTGGGGCCTtagccagggcagggagggcagcagggacCAGTCTGGGCTGGGCTTTCCTGCCAGCAGGTCATCACGGGAGCAGGTGATGTGGTCCTGAGCCAGTGGCAGTCATGGATGCCACAGAATAGCACCTGTAGAGGCACAGAATAGCCTAAGTGGGGCTAGAGAGGAGGCTGGTTATCCTGGACCTGTTTCTATTCATGGCCCCCGTCCGAGTACCCCAGATTAGAAACGTGTTGAAGCTGCGAGGTGCTGGAGAGGatcaggagaggagggaagaggtggcCAGACCCCCCGGGAAGAGGGTGCAGGTGTGGCATCCAGGACACATCAGAAAATCCCGATCTTGCACCCATGTTTCAGGGCCCCCAGCGCTGGGGTGGGAGGCCTGAGTGCAGATCTTCAGGCTGGGCAAGGTGGTGGTCACTGCCACCTTGGCTGGGGcagctttcctccttccttcagggTGGAGTGTGCacaaggggtgtgtgtgcgtgtgttcagTGCAtggtgcacgtgtgtgcacatggtCACGCCTGCCCCCTTCCAGCAtgtcagcatgtgtgtgtgtgcattgcgttcttctgtgcatgtgtgtgagcgtgGGAGGTACTCGCATCCACCGTGTGGGAGTGCGTGTGTAGGCCGATTTCAGCAGTTGTGACAAAGCGCGTGTTGAGGCtgtgtggcagggctggggcccttGAGGGAAGACGGCTCACAGGGCCAGTGGGCTGGGGCTGCCGTGATGTGAAGCAGGGAGCTTGGCTGCAGGACAGGACACGGTCACCCAGCCCAGAGGCAGCTCAAACCCCCATGCGCGTGCCCCGGACTCCAAAGGCCTTGATGCTCTGAGACCTTGGGAGTAAAGATCttggtggtggtgacagcagcCGCGTCTGAGTGTCTCTTTGTGCAGGAAGCACCACCTGTCAACCAGTTTACTCCTCCCAGCAGCCCGGGGATGTCTCCTTAGCGAGGCGCCACCAGCacggggcctttgcacaggctgtccCCGGGGCTGGCACACCCACAGGGCCCCTCCCTCAGCTTGTCGTGCCCTGGCCGCCCTGACCCTCTGACCATGCTGCTTCAAGTGGCAGCAGCCCCAGCCGCACTCTCACTGCaccctgtctctttctcttcccacatGGCGTCGCCTGTGAACACTGGGTAATTCCTTTTTTACTTATTCTTTGTCCTGCCATGATGTAGTCCCCAACAGGGCAGAGGAGTTTGCCCTGCTGGCTGATGAA comes from the Camelus dromedarius isolate mCamDro1 chromosome 27, mCamDro1.pat, whole genome shotgun sequence genome and includes:
- the LOC116151640 gene encoding adhesion G protein-coupled receptor B1-like: MGFPSAVAAAAWAPAKCGFGDGCASFGGPCPMLVQGKFFGYFSAASEFSANALRSSWTLCNVGPCRCKLCMKVAKVPTCSRPAHVRVYQLESFLESTPSYLGLESCDEVLKLCNSSRPLAFLQASRQFQQIERQLPPDNDTRPQGEALPPQ